In Erigeron canadensis isolate Cc75 chromosome 6, C_canadensis_v1, whole genome shotgun sequence, the following are encoded in one genomic region:
- the LOC122603100 gene encoding uncharacterized protein LOC122603100, producing the protein MLQNIPTCAHIFTSNIHHPTNISAATTSLLPKTLFPPSGFGRKINTGCFSSGCVDATTNGVGRSSSIKSSLIEAPVLWAGRVCIFYALLKTGLAGSPSNPLASTTELQSDGDDLGFAKWFEEFKRNPEKEASDKRKLVSKWHPTTKGTLRRNYRIPSKSEGRRLLKAIASLLSDDDHFRDATSHKGCQIRRESAHGETVCCNNVRALFDELPTPHLVVEITPFPAGPLTESDYARAEKLEKVLRSGPSV; encoded by the exons ATGCTACAAAACATCCCAACTTGTGCTCACATATTCACTTCCAATATTCACCATCCCACAAATATCAGTGCTGCTACTACTTCACTTTTGCCCAAAACTCTTTTTCCTCCATCTGGGTTTGGTAGAAAAATCAACACGGGCTGCTTTTCATCAGGTTGTGTTGATGCAACAACTAATGGGGTTGGAAGATCATCAAGCATCAAAAGCTCATTGATTGAGGCACCTGTTTTGTGGGCTGGAAGAGTGTGTATCTTTTATGCACTGTTGAAAACTGGTTTGGCTGGATCCCCTTCTAATCCACTTGCCTCCACCACAG AACTGCAAAGTGATGGTGATGATTTGGGTTTTGCCAAGTGGTTTGAAGAGTTCAAACGCAATCCAG AGAAAGAAGCATCGGACAAAAGGAAGTTGGTTAGCAAATGGCACCCGACAACAAAAGGTACTCTAAGGCGAAACTACAGGATCCCTTCAAAATCCGAAGGGCGGCGTCTTCTCAAAGCCATAGCTTCCTTACTTTCAGACGATGATCACTTCAGAGATGCCACCTCCCACAAG GGTTGTCAAATTAGAAGGGAGAGTGCTCATGGAGAAACCGTATGCTGCAACAATGTAAGGGCTTTGTTTGATGAGCTCCCGACGCCACATTTGGTTGTTGAGATTACTCCTTTTCCTGCTGGCCCGCTAACAGAAAGTGATTATGCCAGGGCTGAAAAGCTGGAGAAAGTTCTTAGATCAGGTCCTTCTGTATGA